Proteins encoded together in one Nostoc sp. PCC 7524 window:
- a CDS encoding phycobilisome rod-core linker polypeptide — MALPLLSYKPSSQNHRVKSFGVADQNEDTPYIYRIEDVSSYTDMQNIIWAAYRQVFSEHEILKFNRQKTLESQLSTGAISVKDFIRGLAKSEAFYRLVVSVNNNYRLVDITLKRLLGRASYNQDEQIAWSIVICTKGFAGFVDALLDSEEYAQNFGDNTVPYQRKRLEGRPHNLVTPRYGEDFQEKAGTVQTDWRFTLDKFYSRKFQERRLAEGDPRKYSDMAVAVGGKGNYAQRISAFDIDYLSAVPYRGKR, encoded by the coding sequence GAGTCAAAAGCTTTGGTGTAGCTGACCAAAACGAAGATACACCATACATCTATCGCATTGAAGATGTCAGCTCTTACACTGATATGCAGAACATCATTTGGGCTGCTTATCGCCAAGTGTTCAGCGAACATGAGATTCTCAAGTTCAACCGCCAAAAAACTTTGGAATCTCAACTTTCTACAGGTGCAATCTCTGTAAAAGACTTCATTCGTGGTTTGGCTAAGTCTGAAGCCTTCTATCGTTTGGTGGTATCTGTTAACAACAACTATCGTCTAGTTGACATTACCCTCAAACGTCTGTTAGGACGTGCTTCTTACAATCAAGACGAGCAAATTGCTTGGTCAATTGTCATTTGTACTAAGGGGTTTGCTGGCTTTGTGGATGCACTCCTCGACAGCGAAGAATACGCCCAAAACTTTGGTGACAATACTGTACCTTACCAACGCAAGCGTTTAGAAGGTCGTCCCCACAACTTGGTAACACCACGCTACGGCGAAGACTTCCAAGAAAAAGCCGGTACAGTGCAAACCGACTGGCGCTTTACCTTGGACAAATTCTACAGCCGCAAGTTCCAAGAAAGAAGACTGGCTGAAGGAGATCCACGCAAATACTCCGATATGGCAGTAGCAGTTGGTGGCAAAGGCAACTATGCTCAAAGAATTTCTGCCTTTGATATTGACTATCTCAGTGCAGTACCTTACCGTGGCAAACGCTAA
- a CDS encoding HD domain-containing protein: protein MSTENLTNIVFDKWQNTLQPFGVDQIAMKTAFTQLVETYSTPNRHYHNLTHINHVLDIIQTLENYTENQTAVKLAAWFHDVVYDTQAKDNEEKSAEYTNKFLSNLGIPIDQIHSITHLILNTKHHQPDTDDPDSQVLLDADLAILAVNSNQYWEYTNAIRQEYSWLSTPEYIAGRKQVLKEFLQRPKIYSTPLMFEFAELPARANLTAEILRL, encoded by the coding sequence ATGTCTACAGAAAATCTCACAAATATTGTTTTTGATAAATGGCAAAATACACTCCAACCTTTTGGAGTTGACCAAATAGCAATGAAGACAGCCTTTACTCAATTAGTTGAGACCTATTCTACTCCAAATCGCCATTACCATAACCTGACACATATTAATCATGTGCTTGACATAATTCAGACATTGGAAAATTATACTGAAAACCAAACTGCTGTGAAACTTGCAGCTTGGTTTCATGATGTTGTGTATGATACTCAAGCAAAAGATAACGAAGAGAAAAGTGCTGAATATACAAATAAATTCTTAAGTAATTTAGGAATTCCGATTGATCAAATTCATAGTATCACTCATCTCATTCTGAATACTAAACATCATCAACCCGATACAGATGATCCTGATAGCCAAGTCTTATTAGATGCTGATTTGGCTATTTTAGCTGTTAATTCAAATCAGTATTGGGAATATACCAATGCTATTCGCCAAGAATACTCTTGGTTATCAACACCAGAATATATTGCAGGACGTAAACAAGTTTTAAAAGAATTTTTACAAAGACCGAAAATCTATTCTACGCCTTTAATGTTTGAGTTCGCGGAACTACCCGCTAGAGCTAATCTTACAGCCGAAATTCTCAGACTATAG
- a CDS encoding class I SAM-dependent methyltransferase has translation MVNNQKVELPYFDQLLEGFNQGNTELIKTFGLHVHWGYWANPNTADGSIDDFATAAENLTRRVCDAGGVADGQKVLDCGCGFGGTIASLSDRFSNMQLTGLNIDPRQLARAREQVQPRNHNQIEFIQGDACQLPFADNSFDLVLAVECIFHFPSRQRFFQEAWRVLKPGGKLAICDFVPLKFFRPLMNMAANLLEPSVSNTYGKVDSSFTLDTYRQLAQTTGFTSIVEEDITINTLPTYPLLKRLQRESGYEQSANSTAVAEWISRLGILRYLILSYRKNL, from the coding sequence ATGGTTAACAATCAAAAAGTCGAATTACCGTATTTTGACCAATTACTAGAAGGATTTAATCAAGGAAATACCGAATTAATTAAAACCTTTGGTCTCCACGTACATTGGGGCTACTGGGCAAACCCAAATACAGCAGATGGTTCAATAGATGATTTTGCCACAGCAGCAGAAAATTTAACTCGCCGAGTGTGTGATGCAGGTGGCGTTGCTGATGGGCAGAAGGTGTTGGATTGTGGTTGTGGATTTGGTGGGACGATCGCTAGTTTAAGCGATCGCTTCAGCAATATGCAGCTAACTGGTTTAAATATAGATCCTCGTCAGCTCGCTAGAGCCAGAGAACAAGTCCAACCCCGTAATCATAATCAAATCGAATTTATCCAAGGAGATGCTTGTCAGTTACCTTTTGCAGATAATTCGTTTGACTTGGTACTGGCTGTTGAGTGCATCTTTCATTTCCCCAGCCGTCAACGTTTTTTCCAAGAAGCATGGCGAGTCCTGAAACCAGGCGGCAAATTAGCTATTTGTGACTTTGTACCCTTAAAATTTTTCCGTCCCTTGATGAACATGGCAGCAAATTTACTGGAACCAAGCGTTAGCAACACCTACGGCAAAGTTGATAGTAGTTTTACCCTAGACACCTACCGTCAACTTGCTCAAACTACGGGTTTTACATCCATCGTAGAAGAAGACATTACCATCAACACCCTACCCACTTATCCACTGCTCAAACGACTTCAGCGTGAATCGGGATATGAGCAATCTGCTAACTCTACAGCTGTTGCTGAATGGATTAGTCGGCTAGGGATACTACGTTATTTGATTCTTTCCTATCGCAAGAATCTCTAG
- a CDS encoding adenylate/guanylate cyclase domain-containing protein — protein MATTTLLLLTVIGAIVSVWAKSESYLYQKESVQNANSFARVLTYTLGNELVEENWSQIRLTLDVLLQENPDFIYVLVSDARQENVIVAASLNELQNQYVPDVVPVAVTNAALESTQPLTVTETFILRDIYFAKNLRAERGERVMEVASEIRLSSGEKIGTLRLGMSLRQVNRAITGVINQALVVGLISLVVGWILAYILAKRLSDPIRRLQLSAMKIAAGDWQHHAQISSKDEIGALATAFNEMSAALQGSFNKLQKTLESFELFVPNKFILAIAPQGIENIAVGVAATRTITILFCDIRGYTSMSEVMTPQETFAFLNDYLACMGKAIDKAGGFIDKYIGDAIMALFDDAASDGALQAAIFMQQALDTFNDERIQKGLAKIAVGIGIHRGEVVMGTVGFTCRIDSTVVGDAVNIAARVEQLTKYYDCTILLTESVVNSLSLRELFSLTLIDEAVKVKGKDEAIAIYELQVKNRK, from the coding sequence ATGGCCACTACTACACTTTTACTGCTAACTGTAATTGGTGCAATTGTCTCTGTCTGGGCAAAAAGTGAAAGTTATCTCTACCAAAAAGAAAGTGTACAGAATGCTAATTCTTTTGCCAGAGTGTTAACTTATACCTTGGGTAATGAATTAGTAGAAGAAAATTGGAGTCAAATTCGCCTCACTCTTGATGTACTCTTACAGGAAAATCCAGACTTTATATACGTTTTAGTCTCCGATGCCCGTCAAGAAAATGTGATTGTCGCTGCTTCCCTAAATGAGTTACAAAATCAGTATGTTCCCGATGTTGTGCCTGTAGCAGTTACCAATGCAGCCTTAGAATCCACACAACCCTTAACTGTAACAGAGACATTTATTCTTCGAGACATCTATTTCGCTAAAAATTTACGGGCAGAAAGGGGTGAAAGGGTGATGGAAGTAGCCTCAGAGATTCGTTTATCATCTGGTGAAAAAATTGGCACGCTGCGGCTAGGTATGTCTTTACGCCAAGTTAACCGTGCTATTACTGGAGTCATCAATCAAGCTTTGGTAGTTGGCTTGATTAGCCTAGTGGTTGGTTGGATACTAGCGTATATTTTAGCCAAGCGATTGAGTGATCCCATCCGTCGTTTGCAGCTGAGTGCAATGAAAATTGCGGCTGGTGATTGGCAACATCACGCCCAAATTAGTAGTAAAGATGAAATTGGGGCATTGGCGACTGCATTTAATGAAATGTCTGCCGCTTTGCAAGGTTCGTTTAACAAATTACAAAAAACCTTAGAATCTTTCGAGTTATTTGTACCGAATAAATTTATTTTAGCGATCGCACCCCAAGGAATTGAAAATATCGCCGTGGGTGTCGCTGCTACCCGGACGATCACAATTTTATTCTGTGATATCCGGGGCTATACTTCCATGTCTGAGGTGATGACACCTCAAGAAACCTTCGCCTTTCTCAATGATTATTTAGCTTGTATGGGCAAGGCGATAGACAAAGCCGGGGGATTTATTGATAAGTATATTGGTGATGCTATTATGGCGCTGTTTGATGATGCTGCTAGTGATGGTGCATTACAAGCAGCAATTTTCATGCAGCAAGCTTTAGATACCTTTAACGATGAAAGAATACAAAAAGGTTTAGCGAAAATAGCTGTGGGGATTGGGATTCATCGCGGTGAGGTAGTTATGGGAACGGTGGGTTTTACTTGCCGGATTGATTCTACTGTTGTCGGTGATGCTGTCAATATTGCTGCCCGTGTTGAGCAATTAACCAAATACTATGACTGTACAATTCTGCTCACTGAGTCAGTAGTCAACAGTTTATCCTTGCGAGAATTATTTTCCCTGACATTGATAGATGAAGCTGTGAAAGTCAAAGGCAAAGATGAAGCGATCGCTATCTACGAACTTCAAGTTAAAAATAGAAAATAA
- a CDS encoding molybdopterin-dependent oxidoreductase: protein MAAIYLGGCTQQPTNEQLEVWRKQAIARNAEIVADNAKNTQESEWNLIIQGETTTGKAVTLNWQQLQALATTHLKTTDANYILQPNQVFDFRGVPVSTLLQKFGYQSDVTEVTFIAYNSYQVTVNLQDLLKYPIILAIANNGKPMSRNQGGPIYLVFPHTQYPHLKQQYPDSFWVFYVSHMVIGTEPVRLQVGNQELNLADLETLPQITITETVGYRSGWPSGKVKLHGVRIRDILNFAKVKLSTSEKVVVQGKRRIYQNNVNPVQLTSADILNCEILLATQWGDDKQPIPAKMGGPVTLAFGSDCQAKTQGWRWVTYVEELVLKP from the coding sequence ATGGCTGCTATTTACCTGGGAGGTTGTACACAGCAGCCTACAAATGAACAACTGGAAGTATGGCGTAAACAAGCGATCGCTCGCAATGCGGAAATTGTCGCAGATAATGCCAAAAACACCCAAGAAAGTGAGTGGAATTTAATTATTCAAGGTGAGACAACAACTGGGAAAGCGGTGACGTTAAATTGGCAGCAACTACAAGCTTTGGCGACAACTCATCTCAAAACTACTGATGCTAATTACATCCTTCAGCCCAATCAGGTGTTTGATTTTCGGGGTGTGCCTGTCTCAACACTGCTGCAAAAATTTGGTTATCAGTCTGATGTGACTGAAGTAACATTTATTGCTTATAACTCTTACCAAGTCACAGTCAATTTACAAGACTTATTAAAGTATCCGATTATTTTAGCGATCGCTAATAATGGTAAACCCATGAGCCGTAATCAAGGCGGCCCCATTTATCTAGTCTTTCCCCATACTCAATACCCCCACCTAAAACAGCAATACCCCGATTCGTTTTGGGTATTTTATGTCAGCCATATGGTTATAGGAACAGAACCAGTACGACTGCAAGTAGGAAACCAAGAACTTAACCTAGCTGACTTAGAAACATTACCCCAAATCACCATTACAGAAACCGTGGGTTATCGCAGTGGCTGGCCGAGTGGCAAAGTCAAACTACACGGTGTACGTATACGGGATATTTTAAACTTTGCCAAAGTCAAACTATCCACTTCTGAGAAAGTGGTAGTGCAAGGTAAGCGCAGAATTTACCAAAACAACGTTAACCCTGTGCAATTAACCTCTGCTGATATCCTCAACTGTGAAATTCTCTTAGCAACTCAATGGGGTGATGATAAACAACCCATTCCAGCCAAAATGGGTGGCCCTGTTACCTTAGCTTTTGGTTCTGATTGTCAAGCTAAAACTCAGGGTTGGCGGTGGGTAACTTATGTAGAGGAACTGGTGCTTAAACCATGA
- the pruA gene encoding L-glutamate gamma-semialdehyde dehydrogenase → MVLQVQTSTYEAKTQEIAKQLLAATQENRSFLASLRDQMRWDDKLLTWAMSNPGLRVQLFRFIDTLPALRSKAEIAAHLQEYLGDESVELPAALKGMLNFANPDSMPGQVAATTVSTAVETLAFKYISGENIKQVIKTVERLRKEKMAFTIDLLGEAVITEVEAQSYLERYLELITQLTEASKNWANVAAIDEADGEPLPKVQVSVKLTAFYSQFDPLDAKGSEERVSDRIRFLLRHAQELGAAIHFDMEQYAYKDLTLNILQKILLEDEFRQRTDIGMTIQAYLRDSEQDAKNLIAWLKQRGYPLTIRLVKGAYWDQETIKAAQKHWAQPVYNDKAATDANFEAITQLLLENHQYVYSAIGSHNVRSQARAIAIAESLNVPRRRFEMQVLYGMGDKLAKALVDRGYRVRVYCPYGELLPGMAYLIRRLLENTANSSFLRQNLENRPIEELLAAPDIDLAHAKAHSRSVPQGSCKEGKEGFLGAADTDYADEEERQEAARAFGAVRQQLGKSYLPLINGEYVNTSEVIDSVNPSNFSEVIGKVGLISVEQAEQAMQAAKAAFPGWKKTPVKARAGILRKAADLMAQRRAELSAWIVLEVGKPVKEADAEVSEAIDFCRYYADEMERLYQGINYDVPGETNRYIYQPRGIAVVISPWNFPLAIACGMTVAALVTGNCTLLKPAETSSVITAKLTEILVEAGIPKGVFQYVPGKGSQVGAYLVSHPDTHLIAFTGSQEVGCRIYAEAATLKPLQRHMKRVIAEMGGKNTIIVDESADLDQAVVGVVQSAFGYSGQKCSACSRVVVVEPIYDAFVRRLVEATKSLNIGEAELPSTQVGPVIDANARDRIREYIVKGKAESQLALELPAPEHGYFIGPVIFSEVAPDATIAQQEIFGPVLAVIKVKDFAQALAVANNTNYALTGGIYSRTPSHIQQAQEEFEVGNLYINRTITGAIVARQPFGGFKLSGVGSKAGGPDYLLQFLEPRTITENIQRQGFAPIEGAD, encoded by the coding sequence GTGGTATTACAAGTACAAACCAGCACCTACGAAGCTAAAACTCAAGAAATTGCTAAACAACTTTTAGCTGCAACTCAAGAAAATCGCTCATTTTTAGCTTCCCTACGTGATCAAATGCGTTGGGATGATAAATTACTCACTTGGGCGATGAGTAACCCCGGTTTACGGGTGCAATTATTTCGGTTTATCGATACACTCCCAGCACTGCGTAGTAAAGCGGAAATTGCTGCCCATCTCCAAGAATATTTAGGCGATGAATCCGTAGAACTCCCAGCCGCCCTAAAGGGAATGCTCAACTTTGCCAACCCTGACTCTATGCCGGGACAAGTGGCTGCAACTACTGTGTCTACAGCAGTTGAGACTTTAGCTTTTAAATATATTTCTGGGGAAAATATTAAACAAGTCATTAAAACTGTTGAACGACTGCGAAAAGAAAAGATGGCTTTCACCATTGACTTACTTGGTGAGGCGGTAATTACGGAAGTAGAGGCACAGTCTTATCTCGAACGCTATCTAGAATTAATTACACAATTAACGGAAGCATCTAAAAATTGGGCAAATGTTGCGGCTATTGATGAAGCTGATGGGGAACCTTTACCAAAAGTCCAGGTTTCTGTGAAATTAACAGCGTTTTATTCCCAATTTGACCCGTTAGATGCTAAGGGTAGTGAAGAAAGAGTTAGCGATCGCATTCGGTTTCTGTTACGTCACGCTCAAGAGTTAGGTGCAGCTATCCATTTTGATATGGAACAGTATGCTTATAAAGACTTAACTCTGAATATTTTGCAAAAAATCTTATTGGAAGATGAGTTTCGTCAACGCACTGATATTGGCATGACGATTCAAGCTTATCTGCGTGATAGTGAACAAGATGCCAAAAATCTCATTGCTTGGTTAAAACAGCGTGGTTATCCTTTAACTATTCGTTTGGTTAAAGGTGCGTATTGGGATCAGGAAACTATCAAGGCAGCCCAAAAACATTGGGCGCAGCCTGTTTATAACGATAAAGCCGCAACAGATGCCAATTTTGAGGCGATAACTCAGTTATTGCTGGAAAATCATCAGTATGTCTATTCTGCCATTGGTAGTCATAATGTGCGATCGCAAGCACGGGCGATCGCTATAGCAGAAAGTCTCAATGTTCCCCGACGGCGGTTTGAAATGCAGGTGCTTTACGGGATGGGGGATAAGTTGGCTAAGGCTTTGGTGGATAGGGGTTATCGGGTGCGGGTTTATTGTCCCTATGGGGAATTGTTGCCGGGGATGGCTTATCTGATTCGGCGGTTGTTGGAAAATACGGCTAATAGTTCTTTCTTGCGGCAAAATTTGGAGAATCGGCCAATAGAAGAACTGCTTGCAGCACCAGATATTGATTTAGCTCACGCAAAGGCGCATTCGCGGAGCGTCCCGCAGGGAAGTTGCAAAGAAGGAAAGGAAGGGTTTTTGGGTGCGGCGGATACGGATTATGCGGATGAGGAGGAAAGACAGGAGGCGGCGCGGGCTTTTGGGGCTGTGCGTCAACAATTAGGGAAGAGTTATTTGCCGTTGATTAATGGGGAGTATGTGAATACTTCTGAGGTGATTGATTCTGTTAATCCTTCTAATTTTAGTGAGGTGATTGGGAAGGTTGGGTTGATTTCTGTTGAGCAAGCGGAACAGGCTATGCAGGCGGCTAAGGCGGCTTTTCCTGGTTGGAAGAAAACACCTGTGAAGGCACGGGCGGGAATTTTGCGGAAGGCGGCTGATTTGATGGCACAGCGTCGGGCGGAACTTTCGGCTTGGATTGTTTTGGAGGTGGGGAAACCTGTTAAGGAAGCAGATGCGGAGGTTTCGGAGGCGATAGATTTTTGTCGCTACTATGCCGATGAGATGGAACGGTTATATCAAGGTATAAATTATGATGTACCTGGAGAAACTAATCGTTATATCTACCAGCCCCGTGGCATTGCTGTGGTGATTTCGCCTTGGAACTTTCCGTTGGCGATCGCCTGTGGGATGACTGTTGCTGCTTTGGTTACAGGCAATTGCACTCTGCTCAAGCCTGCGGAAACTTCTTCTGTGATTACTGCTAAACTCACGGAAATTTTAGTAGAAGCTGGTATTCCTAAAGGTGTCTTTCAATACGTACCAGGTAAGGGTTCACAAGTGGGTGCTTATTTGGTAAGTCATCCCGATACCCATCTGATTGCTTTTACAGGTTCTCAAGAAGTCGGTTGTCGCATCTATGCAGAAGCCGCTACCCTCAAGCCTCTACAACGGCACATGAAGCGGGTAATCGCAGAAATGGGGGGCAAAAATACCATTATCGTTGATGAAAGTGCTGATTTAGACCAAGCTGTTGTGGGTGTGGTACAGTCAGCTTTTGGTTACAGTGGACAAAAATGTTCTGCTTGTTCACGGGTGGTTGTGGTAGAACCTATTTATGATGCCTTTGTGCGGCGATTGGTGGAAGCTACGAAGTCTCTGAATATTGGCGAGGCAGAGTTACCAAGTACCCAAGTCGGCCCTGTGATTGATGCTAACGCCCGCGATCGCATCCGCGAGTATATTGTTAAGGGTAAGGCAGAATCACAGTTAGCACTGGAATTACCCGCACCGGAACACGGTTATTTTATCGGCCCCGTCATTTTTAGTGAAGTCGCACCAGATGCCACAATTGCTCAACAAGAGATTTTTGGCCCTGTGTTGGCAGTAATTAAAGTTAAAGATTTTGCCCAAGCCTTAGCAGTTGCCAACAATACCAATTACGCCTTGACGGGTGGCATTTATTCCCGCACACCTTCCCACATTCAACAAGCACAGGAAGAGTTTGAAGTCGGGAATTTATATATTAACCGTACCATCACAGGTGCGATCGTGGCTCGGCAACCCTTCGGTGGCTTTAAACTTTCTGGTGTCGGTTCTAAAGCCGGAGGCCCTGATTATCTCCTGCAATTCCTTGAACCACGCACAATTACAGAAAACATTCAACGCCAAGGTTTTGCACCCATTGAAGGGGCAGATTAA
- a CDS encoding GNAT family N-acetyltransferase: MPDVIIRIAQIPTEFPAIAAIRKTVFQEEQAVDPLLEFDGKDETSDHLIAYLNHQAVGTARIRYLDQQTAKIERLAVLSVARGQGIGRKMMEKALEVVASYNISEVIIHAQVYIKPLYQTLEFIEVGDIFIEAGIPHIEMRKKLK, encoded by the coding sequence ATGCCAGATGTCATCATTAGAATCGCTCAAATACCAACAGAATTCCCAGCGATCGCAGCCATTAGAAAAACAGTATTTCAAGAAGAACAAGCAGTAGATCCACTATTAGAATTTGATGGCAAAGATGAAACTTCTGATCATTTAATTGCCTATTTAAATCATCAAGCCGTAGGTACTGCCAGAATTAGATATTTAGATCAGCAAACTGCCAAGATAGAAAGATTAGCTGTGTTATCAGTAGCTAGAGGACAAGGAATCGGCAGGAAGATGATGGAGAAAGCACTAGAGGTAGTTGCTAGTTATAATATTTCTGAAGTTATCATTCATGCCCAAGTTTATATAAAGCCTCTGTATCAAACACTAGAATTTATTGAAGTTGGAGACATTTTTATAGAAGCAGGTATTCCCCATATAGAAATGAGGAAAAAACTAAAATAA